In Palaemon carinicauda isolate YSFRI2023 chromosome 1, ASM3689809v2, whole genome shotgun sequence, the genomic stretch taagaaattTGTAGGtgtggagtggcatagaaagaccataaacagacgcatgtagCAGGAcatttctgaaggctttgttcttcaGTGGTCTAGTAATgggtgatgattatgatatatatatatatatatatatatatatatatatatatatatatatatatatatatatatatatatagaaagaaatgtaaatctttcattacaataaatataaattatacttACAGTTGCAATGGATGCTCTTTACAACCATTTGTGATATGCTGCCCAGGGCTTCCACGGTGGGTGGAATAAACGGTTGGGTCCGGTTTTTCCTAGGTGGGGCTTGAACTGTGTTTGCTTCTGCTCCTGCATGTTGCTGTTTCTTTTGCTGTGGCTGCTGTTCTTTTTTCGGCTGCTGTGATTTTTCCTGATTTTGCACTTGTGGCTTTACTTGCTTTTGTGGTTGTTGATCTTGTCTCTGTTCTTTGTTCTGCTGATCTTGTTTCTGTGCTTGTTCCTGCTGTTGATCTTGTTTCTGTTCTTGGTTTTGCCGTTGATTTTGTTTCTGTTCATGGTTCTGCTGTTGATCTTGTTTCTGTTCATGGTTCTGCTGTTGATCTAGTTTCTGTTCTTGACCTTGTTTCTGGTCTTGGGTCTGCTGTTGATCTTGTTTTTGCTCTTGGTTCTCCTGTTGATCTTGTGTCTGTTCTTGCTCCTTCTGTTGATCTTGTTTCTGTTCGTGCTCCTTCTGTTGATCTTGTTTGTATTCTTGTTCCTGCTGTAGATCTTGTATCTTTTCTTTCTCCTGCTGTTGATCTTGTTTCTGTTCTTGCTCCTGCTGTTGATCTTGTTCATGTTCTTCCtcctgttgttgctgttgatggtcTTGTTCATGTTCTTGTTCCAGCTGTTGATCTTGTTTCTGTTCGTGGTTCTGCTGTTGATCTTGTTTCTGTTCTTGCACCTGTGATTGTTTTTCTTCTAAATCTTGCTGTTTTGGCTTTTCATCTTGATTCTCGTCTTGTTCCTGCTTTCGTGGCTGTTGATCTTGTTCCTGTTCTTCTTCCTGCCCTTGTTCATGCTGCCTCTGTAGTTGTTCATGATTCtgttccttctcttgctgtttttcTTTATCTGGTTTCTGTTCTTGTTCCTGCTGTTTTGGCTCTTGCTCTTTTGATTGATGGTTCTGCTGCTGTTTTTTATCTTGAGTTTCGTCCATTGGGTTAAGCTCAAGGAGCTCGTTTTCTTCAGCTTCCTTTGGAGGATCTTCCGGACTTCCCCCAACCAAGGTTTCTTCTGTGCTAGTCATTCCTGTTAATAGGAAAGCGGATGAATATCATGATGGTGACTATGATAATGCATGATAAATTATATGAAAACCATACTACAGTAATGAAATTTGTTCTAGGATATATAATCTCGtgtggaaaataataatgaatatttctgtataaaaaaaaaatatttgcatataaaacatatataaagttTCCCTTGAGAAACATGGGCACCCACACACTATATTGGAATACGTACATATGCTAATTACGTATATAAACTTTATGTAAAATATTCATCTTTAATCCCCATGCAGCTCAAAAGTTCTGCAAATCTGGTTTTTGGGTTCCCTTCCAGCGTAATGATTCTATACCTCTCTGATCATTTTAATGAGCTAAATGATTGCTGATATTCTTTGCTTTTACAGTAGGTTCCATCTAATCCCTTTTGACAAGATTCCACTACAGATAACTCTGTCACCAAGCCTTTACCAACAATAAGCCTTCTTTCTTCAATTCGGAACACTACCCCAGCATACTGAAATCGTTAAAGATAGGTAAGGGCAATGGGCTTAATGATATTCCTCATTGGCCTCATATAGAATGGATATATAAGCTTGTACGGTGTTTTGGAGTTGTATTTTTGAATTAAtccaagactatttttttttttaaaggaaaagtttTTCAAGTGATTACTTCATCCATGATAACTGATAAATTTGGAGAGATGGTAGGGGACTTGAGTATTCATATAAAGTACAATGTGCAGGGGTGGAATAGTACATTTTGCATGATTAAAGAGGGTGACTAGCATTCGCATCTGATGTTTGGAGTAGAAAGTTACCAAGATCATAATGGTTTAGGCTGATGGAGTCTATGGGGTTGTGAGCGAGGTGACGCTAAATGACGTCACCACTCCAATCAGTTTCCTTGAAGCACTAACTTTTCTCAATTTATAGACCTTGTGGCCACATGAGCTTGCATTTGAGTGGAACCCTCTGGTGGTCAAAGGACACCTAATTAATTGAAAGTTTTGATCCGACCAGTCATCCATCATCTCTCTAAATTCATCAGTGGTCAAGAAAAGAGAAATAATTTGAAGTTTATGGTGTCTCAGTGGTAATTTGTTTTAATGGCCTTTTTAATTCACAGAACGCTATTAAATTACGGCGTGTTTTACTTTTCAGTGTACTATAGTGCATAGATATATTTTTGTTACCTAACAAGTCAATTCAAATTAATTCTGAGGGTTCTTATTATATTGATACAATAATTAACGGTATTAAGACTGGTAAGTTATTTATgttcctccccccctctctctctctctctctctctctctctctctctctctctctctctctctctctctctctctctctctctctctcactggtactTTTCTTTCTGACTTTGATATTGaacaaaaagtaatttcaatttccGCTAATAACCAGCGTTTGCTCCACTCTTGGTGTTTTATACAGGTATTTGCCTAAGGTAATTGGGTAAATGTCAAAACTTCCGGCTGCACTTTGGTGGAAATGTAAATTTGTTCTCTGTTTTCAGCATGCTTAGTGTTATCAGAAACCAAATTTTGTATTCAAATAGACTGAACCCTACTGTAGGGTCAATGAAAGGTTAAACCATTTGAAACCTAGGTAAACACCATTGTATTTAGAGATATTTGTTCTCAAACAATAAAGCTACGAAATAGTTTGGCTCAAGTAGTGTTTACTGTATAACGCCTTGAAAGATTCGAACACACTTGTGTTGAGTTTATTAATAGTCTCTGTCGTTTTCATTATAAATTCATTGTTTCATAGTCTTGAACTTTCCGGCATACTTCAGTGCCCATTTTACTTGGCAAAATGTTGGGCAGAGAATTTAATTTGCGAGAAAAGCGTGTCCAATTTGCATATACTCAGCCACAGAACCTGTGGAAGTTTGTGCTTGCAAAGCTGCTTCATCATTTTGCTTCTTTCCTATCATTGCCAGTTTGTTTGTAATTGGTACACTTTTGGAATTAGTTTTCATGTTTATTGATATTACTAGATATATCAGCTGGATGTCAGTTAAACACACTGGagtttttaaggttttaaaggccatttatgaatggcagaggcaagagacagtgacattgccctatcaagcaggacaatgcccaagagactgaccatatatatatatatatatatatatatatatatatatatatatatatatatatatatatatgatcagcacccaagccccctctccatccaagctaggaccgagggggggccaggcaatggctgctgatgactactcagcagatagacatataggctcccgtaaactctccatccttagcttataagtatggtggggttgcagcgaccaaaggaactaacgaatttcagtgggactcgaaccccaggcaaggacgttaccaacaggccaccacaaccctgagagaGTCGGTCAACATAATTTTTCTCTTCAATGTATATAGTCCTAATTTTGTGTTTCACTTACACTTATGTTCTCTATAtttcccggcgtcaatgacctcagatgtcaggatgcctgaaaactttaaatcaatcaatcaatctctatatTTCCTCCACCGACTCCCCTTTTCTTCATCTCTTCAAACTAATGCTCTTTTCAGCAACTCTTTACCTTTGTTCCAAATTTACCTCCTATTCTTATTTTCTCAACAAACAGGTAGGGTTCACATCTGTGTCTGTCTTGAGTATGTCTTCATATGTTACCAAAGTATCTACAGATGGGATCGTGTTTTAATTGAACTATGAATTACGTGTCTCCTTTCAAACGCTTAATTAAATTTTTCTTGATATCGAAGATGATATATTTGTTGCTTATGAAAACATATCACCCAATGTAATGTATAGGAATTTTCAGCGAATTCTGTGCTTTATAAAAGGTTGAAGGTTAATGTTATTGATCTGAGATTGTTTTTATGTATTCGTATAATGAATAATTAGCTCGCTAAAAGATCATGGCCACAATCACAATCTCACTGTCGATACCAGTTACGCTATTTGTAAGAGGCTACAATAGGAGCTGATTGgtattatttcttaatataaaagaaaaagtccTATTCGACAATGCCA encodes the following:
- the LOC137654521 gene encoding involucrin-like — translated: MTSTEETLVGGSPEDPPKEAEENELLELNPMDETQDKKQQQNHQSKEQEPKQQEQEQKPDKEKQQEKEQNHEQLQRQHEQGQEEEQEQDQQPRKQEQDENQDEKPKQQDLEEKQSQVQEQKQDQQQNHEQKQDQQLEQEHEQDHQQQQQEEEHEQDQQQEQEQKQDQQQEKEKIQDLQQEQEYKQDQQKEHEQKQDQQKEQEQTQDQQENQEQKQDQQQTQDQKQGQEQKLDQQQNHEQKQDQQQNHEQKQNQRQNQEQKQDQQQEQAQKQDQQNKEQRQDQQPQKQVKPQVQNQEKSQQPKKEQQPQQKKQQHAGAEANTVQAPPRKNRTQPFIPPTVEALGSISQMVVKSIHCNSHKGGKYQVLGENKSVLFQVRRDWDPIECKCFLSWLKRLPVPACCNRNTQPMKFFLRDLMMQDALITEVNFSSKMCCFNTWIADVTLSPDVKIGSITNDGPFKRIVLTNPGGDRLLTVKKEQRCFDKPNYTIFSLEGAKVGEITTELAKTRLKLTKEIDMKWKVLLLCFAIVVQHEQEQHESKSQHQNPY